A window of the Deltaproteobacteria bacterium genome harbors these coding sequences:
- a CDS encoding Txe/YoeB family addiction module toxin — MSKRRKGSPQSSRKRQAVFQVEFREDLRYWVETDRRTALRILKLIEAVMRDPFQGVGKPEPLKFLGPGIWSRRITQEHRLVYVVSRDRVDFIQARYHY; from the coding sequence TTGAGTAAGCGGAGAAAGGGATCGCCTCAAAGCAGCAGAAAGAGGCAAGCTGTATTCCAGGTTGAGTTCAGAGAGGATCTGCGTTACTGGGTCGAAACAGACCGTCGGACAGCTCTTCGGATTCTTAAACTCATAGAAGCAGTAATGCGTGATCCCTTTCAAGGGGTGGGTAAACCAGAACCACTAAAGTTTCTTGGACCAGGCATTTGGTCTCGCAGAATCACCCAGGAACATAGGCTGGTCTACGTAGTAAGCCGGGATAGAGTCGATTTTATTCAAGCACGTTATCATTATTGA
- a CDS encoding ABC transporter ATP-binding protein gives MTEVNNNSRVAIRVEALYKTLGGQPVLRGLDLHIERGKTTAVIGQSGSGKSVLLKHIIGLMKPDSGKVLVDGVDIAAVNSRQLNEIRKKFGMLFQGGALFDSMTVAENVAFPLREHTTKDEEEIAQIVADKLRQVGLKNVEHKMPSELSGGMKKRVALARAIALDPEIILFDEPTTGLDPVTADAINDLIITTHMRTQATLVVISHDIEGTFKVAHKVAMLYEGRIIMEGTPEHFRLSNDPVVRQFIEGRAEGPIVVV, from the coding sequence ATGACTGAGGTCAACAACAATTCTAGGGTAGCAATCCGGGTGGAAGCATTGTACAAAACACTCGGGGGACAGCCCGTGCTCAGAGGCCTTGACCTTCACATCGAACGGGGAAAAACTACTGCGGTAATTGGTCAGAGCGGCTCCGGCAAAAGTGTGCTCTTGAAGCACATCATCGGCCTCATGAAGCCAGACTCGGGAAAAGTTCTGGTTGACGGGGTGGACATTGCTGCCGTCAATAGTCGCCAACTCAATGAAATAAGAAAGAAATTTGGCATGTTGTTCCAGGGAGGAGCCCTTTTCGATTCCATGACCGTTGCCGAAAATGTGGCTTTTCCCCTCAGGGAACATACGACAAAAGATGAAGAGGAGATCGCCCAGATTGTGGCAGACAAATTGCGGCAGGTGGGGCTCAAGAATGTGGAGCACAAAATGCCGTCTGAACTCAGCGGCGGCATGAAAAAGAGGGTGGCACTTGCCAGGGCCATTGCCCTCGATCCGGAGATCATCCTCTTCGACGAACCCACAACTGGCCTGGACCCAGTGACCGCAGACGCCATAAATGATTTGATTATCACTACTCATATGCGGACCCAGGCCACCCTGGTGGTGATCAGCCATGACATCGAGGGGACCTTCAAGGTTGCCCACAAGGTTGCCATGCTCTACGAAGGACGGATCATAATGGAGGGAACGCCGGAGCACTTCCGGCTCAGCAACGACCCGGTGGTGCGACAGTTTATTGAAGGCAGGGCCGAGGGTCCTATAGTGGTGGTGTAA
- a CDS encoding MCE family protein, with amino-acid sequence MARLTTEARVGLFVLLGIILLVYMSLKLGEFHFGRRGGYEIYAIFDSAAGLKLNVPAEIAGVEVGRVMGVELEAGKAKVRLRIRPGVKLSTDATATIRTKGLLGDRYIEIQPGTPTAEPLPPGGTIVHTVTPPEMDQLLTKLGQIGDDIRQVTWTLSQVLGGKEGAASLKQVFRNIRELSENLNMAVKQNMEHFDAIMANLDRFSHDIREMSGENKEDFKIIVANMKNTSKQLEEAITAVRQVVDKVNRGEGFLGRLVNDPETAANLDATLASLKEVSDKINRGEGSLGKLVNDEETVDNLNEALGSINRVLSQQERFKTYLSYRGEYLVDGSDLKSYASLRIQPRPDKYYLLSVVDVPKRGDRSDGIKVSAQIAKRYQDVVLRGGVLESTGGVGLDYYLLDDSLKFSFEAFDFEDSPHLKLYADYTFLQHLFVTMGWDDFVGSEGDASFFFGAGVRFLDEDIKALLGGGATAAAAARK; translated from the coding sequence ATGGCAAGACTGACAACTGAGGCACGAGTGGGACTCTTTGTCCTCTTGGGCATAATCCTGCTGGTCTACATGTCCCTGAAACTCGGTGAATTTCATTTTGGCCGCAGAGGCGGCTATGAGATCTATGCCATTTTCGACTCCGCTGCCGGCCTCAAGCTCAACGTACCGGCTGAAATAGCTGGTGTGGAGGTGGGCAGGGTCATGGGGGTAGAACTCGAGGCCGGCAAAGCAAAGGTCAGACTGCGGATCAGACCAGGTGTCAAGCTCAGCACCGATGCCACAGCCACCATCCGCACCAAAGGCTTGCTGGGAGACAGATACATAGAAATCCAGCCCGGCACTCCCACTGCAGAGCCCCTGCCACCAGGAGGGACTATCGTCCACACGGTGACTCCTCCGGAGATGGACCAATTGTTGACCAAGCTGGGACAAATAGGCGACGACATCCGCCAGGTGACCTGGACTCTCAGCCAGGTACTGGGGGGTAAAGAGGGGGCGGCCAGCCTGAAACAAGTGTTTCGCAATATCCGCGAGCTCAGTGAGAATCTAAACATGGCCGTCAAACAGAACATGGAACACTTCGATGCCATAATGGCCAATCTAGATCGCTTCAGTCATGACATCAGAGAGATGAGCGGGGAAAACAAGGAAGATTTCAAGATCATTGTTGCCAACATGAAAAACACTTCCAAGCAGCTGGAAGAGGCTATTACAGCCGTGCGCCAGGTGGTGGACAAGGTAAACCGGGGCGAGGGCTTTTTGGGACGTCTGGTGAACGACCCGGAAACTGCGGCAAATCTCGACGCCACCCTTGCCTCATTGAAAGAGGTCTCAGACAAGATAAACAGAGGGGAGGGATCTCTGGGTAAGCTGGTCAACGACGAGGAGACCGTGGACAATCTCAATGAGGCCCTGGGCAGCATCAACCGCGTTCTCAGCCAACAGGAGCGGTTCAAGACCTACCTGAGCTACCGGGGTGAATACCTGGTGGACGGCAGTGATCTCAAGTCGTACGCCAGCCTGAGAATTCAACCTCGGCCAGACAAGTACTATCTGCTTTCTGTGGTGGACGTGCCCAAACGCGGCGACCGCAGCGATGGTATCAAGGTGTCGGCGCAAATCGCCAAGCGCTACCAGGACGTTGTTCTCCGGGGCGGTGTTCTGGAGTCCACAGGGGGGGTTGGCCTGGATTACTACCTGCTGGACGACAGCCTGAAGTTCAGTTTCGAAGCCTTTGATTTCGAGGACAGCCCCCACCTGAAATTGTATGCTGACTATACCTTCCTGCAACATCTGTTTGTCACTATGGGCTGGGATGATTTTGTGGGCAGCGAAGGCGACGCCTCCTTCTTTTTCGGGGCGGGAGTGCGCTTCCTGGACGAGGATATCAAGGCTCTGCTTGGCGGCGGGGCCACAGCTGCGGCTGCAGCCAGAAAATAG
- a CDS encoding AAA family ATPase → MTTLQEAHKKNKTLIVLTGDIGTGKTTILNAFINGLENDAFVATIANPTLDTLSFYNLIADSFNFAKRFKYESKFITYFSSFLRIACKFNRRVILIIDEAHKLSPSILEKLLIFSNYNLLHNTDSHLPTTKSYRKAINIYLVGQNELSQLLTKKDFTLFQKRIEVSFNIEPLTEQETKDYIEHRLHLAGATREIFTRKAIREVYNFSRGYPRLINIICDNALLAGYFKQVNVIKPKIIQRCVKKLNHLTAPCN, encoded by the coding sequence TTGACCACTTTGCAGGAGGCTCATAAGAAAAACAAAACACTGATAGTCCTGACTGGAGACATTGGTACGGGTAAAACCACCATATTGAATGCGTTTATTAATGGTCTGGAAAATGATGCTTTTGTGGCTACTATTGCGAATCCTACGCTAGATACACTGTCTTTCTATAATTTAATTGCTGATTCATTTAATTTCGCCAAGAGATTTAAATATGAATCCAAATTTATTACCTATTTTAGTTCATTTCTTAGAATAGCATGTAAATTTAATAGAAGAGTTATTTTGATTATTGACGAAGCACACAAGTTATCGCCTTCTATATTAGAAAAATTACTTATTTTTTCTAATTATAATTTGTTGCATAATACTGATTCACATTTACCAACGACAAAGAGTTATCGCAAGGCAATAAACATTTATCTGGTAGGGCAAAATGAACTATCGCAATTATTAACGAAAAAGGATTTTACTCTATTCCAAAAGAGAATCGAAGTTAGCTTTAATATAGAACCATTAACTGAACAAGAGACAAAGGACTACATAGAACACCGTTTGCATCTTGCAGGGGCCACCAGGGAGATTTTTACCCGAAAGGCGATTCGCGAGGTATATAATTTTTCCAGAGGTTACCCACGTTTGATAAATATCATTTGTGACAATGCACTTTTGGCTGGTTACTTTAAGCAAGTAAATGTTATTAAACCAAAAATCATCCAAAGATGCGTAAAAAAACTAAACCATCTCACGGCGCCCTGCAACTGA
- a CDS encoding ABC transporter permease, which translates to MQAILTEIGRLTYRLLLETGQIAIMLFQAATWLVRPPLKVGLIFKQMEFVGVKSTTVVILTGASTGAVLALQTYYGFTKFNAETMVGAVVTLSMTRELGPVLTGLMVTARVGSAMATELGTMRVTEQIDALEVMAANPIKHLVVPRLVATVLMLPVLTVMCVFIAVAGGYAVGVNLLHINPGLFMSKVYDMVQPIDLFNGLIKSAFFGLILSLVGCYKGFATSGGAEGVGRSATEAVVLSSVLILVSDYFLTALMF; encoded by the coding sequence ATGCAGGCAATCCTCACCGAGATCGGCAGACTTACCTATCGTCTTCTCTTAGAGACAGGCCAGATAGCCATTATGCTGTTTCAGGCAGCCACATGGCTTGTACGTCCGCCTCTGAAGGTAGGCCTCATTTTCAAACAGATGGAATTTGTGGGGGTCAAATCTACCACTGTAGTAATTCTTACCGGGGCATCCACCGGTGCTGTACTCGCCCTGCAAACCTATTACGGCTTCACCAAGTTCAATGCGGAGACCATGGTGGGTGCGGTGGTGACCTTGTCCATGACCAGGGAGCTCGGCCCGGTACTCACCGGACTCATGGTAACTGCCCGAGTGGGCTCTGCCATGGCCACAGAACTCGGCACCATGAGGGTCACCGAGCAGATAGATGCCCTGGAAGTTATGGCGGCCAACCCCATAAAGCACCTGGTTGTGCCACGATTGGTGGCCACTGTACTGATGCTGCCGGTGTTGACGGTAATGTGCGTCTTTATCGCCGTTGCTGGCGGCTATGCAGTTGGCGTCAATTTGCTCCACATCAATCCAGGACTTTTCATGAGCAAGGTCTATGATATGGTGCAGCCCATTGACCTGTTCAATGGCCTGATCAAATCGGCTTTCTTTGGGCTTATCCTCAGCCTGGTGGGCTGCTATAAAGGTTTTGCCACCTCCGGTGGAGCAGAGGGAGTCGGCCGTTCAGCCACAGAGGCCGTTGTGCTCTCTTCGGTCCTCATCCTGGTGAGCGACTATTTTCTTACAGCGCTGATGTTTTGA
- a CDS encoding 5-formyltetrahydrofolate cyclo-ligase, with protein sequence MNGSTAAVARRKAALRHEVWELLESRGISPDPYGKIPLFPGQNKAAERLRRLEAYRRAATVLATPDRALLQVRLNCLADGKRLIMATPGLRDGFYLLEGQVLRPRTWRRAASSSGVRRFGKKLATTRRAIGRLDMLVTGAVAVSLQGVRLGKGSGYFDLEFAILLSIGSLGEESRIAALVDDLQICSHIPTAAHDVPVDVVVTPSRLIAISPRPLRPAGLEWEKLDSRRAEHLRLLQKLRQGKNTSNR encoded by the coding sequence ATGAATGGCTCAACCGCGGCTGTGGCGAGGCGCAAGGCAGCACTGAGGCATGAGGTGTGGGAGTTGCTGGAGTCTCGAGGGATTTCTCCAGATCCTTATGGCAAGATTCCCCTGTTTCCCGGGCAGAACAAGGCGGCAGAAAGGCTGCGGCGGCTCGAGGCCTATAGAAGGGCGGCTACCGTTCTGGCAACGCCGGACAGGGCCCTGCTGCAGGTGCGGCTCAATTGTCTAGCCGATGGCAAAAGGCTGATCATGGCCACACCAGGCCTGCGTGACGGCTTTTACCTGCTCGAAGGGCAGGTGCTCAGGCCCAGAACCTGGCGGCGGGCTGCCAGCAGTTCGGGAGTGCGTAGATTCGGCAAGAAACTGGCCACAACGCGCCGAGCCATCGGCCGCCTGGATATGCTGGTGACTGGAGCGGTGGCTGTCAGTTTGCAGGGAGTCAGGCTGGGCAAGGGCTCAGGCTACTTTGACCTGGAGTTTGCCATTCTTCTCAGTATTGGCTCCCTCGGGGAGGAGAGCAGAATTGCTGCTCTGGTGGACGACTTGCAGATTTGCAGCCACATCCCAACTGCGGCACATGACGTCCCCGTAGACGTGGTTGTCACGCCCAGCCGTCTTATTGCGATCAGCCCGCGCCCCCTGCGGCCTGCAGGCCTCGAATGGGAAAAGCTGGACTCAAGACGCGCCGAGCATTTGCGCCTATTGCAAAAACTCAGACAGGGGAAAAACACCTCGAATCGTTAG
- a CDS encoding S41 family peptidase has product MSRSKLHLPIVLFLLVVVVLVIGWERLSVQDVSAEAKDVYEQLQVFSDALDIIQENYVKEVDQEKLIDGAISGMLKTLDPHSSYLNQDAYKELQVETKGSFGGIGIEITIRDGVLTVVSPLEGTPAYELGIQAGDQILKVDGEPTKDMSLMEAVKKMRGPKGTKVTLTIMRKGFTKPKEFTVIRAIIPIKSVRAKSMGSGIGYVRISQFQSTTTKDLRNALDSLEKELKPMRGLILDLRNNPGGLLDQAVKVSDEFLDEGLIVYTGGRIKSQDMEFRAHKNMHPHPYPLVALVNEGSASAAEIVAGALQDQKRAVILGVKTFGKGSVQTVIPLRNGSAIRLTTALYYTPSGRSIQATGIQPDIVVERRLPTEADNKSADFKAIREKDLKNHMEQKQGADDENRQKLDKEAQIQKELEKDNQLARAVELLKGWEILSRIKQAGS; this is encoded by the coding sequence ATGTCAAGGTCAAAATTACACTTACCCATTGTGCTTTTCTTGCTCGTGGTCGTTGTGCTTGTCATCGGCTGGGAGCGCTTAAGTGTACAGGACGTATCTGCAGAGGCAAAAGATGTCTATGAACAGCTGCAGGTGTTCAGCGACGCTCTCGATATTATCCAGGAAAATTATGTCAAAGAGGTAGACCAGGAAAAGCTGATCGATGGTGCCATCTCCGGCATGTTGAAAACTCTCGACCCGCACTCCTCATACCTGAATCAGGATGCCTATAAAGAACTGCAGGTGGAAACTAAAGGCAGTTTTGGCGGCATAGGCATTGAAATCACTATACGAGACGGGGTCCTTACAGTGGTTTCTCCTCTGGAGGGTACGCCGGCTTATGAATTGGGCATCCAGGCAGGAGACCAGATTTTGAAGGTAGACGGCGAACCCACCAAAGATATGTCCCTGATGGAAGCAGTGAAAAAAATGCGGGGGCCCAAGGGCACCAAGGTCACCCTTACCATCATGCGCAAGGGATTTACCAAACCAAAAGAATTCACTGTGATCCGGGCAATTATTCCCATCAAGAGTGTGCGAGCCAAGAGCATGGGCTCCGGCATTGGCTATGTGCGCATCTCCCAGTTCCAGAGTACTACCACCAAGGACTTGCGCAACGCCCTGGATAGTTTAGAAAAAGAGCTCAAGCCCATGAGAGGCTTGATTCTGGACCTCAGAAACAACCCGGGCGGTCTTCTCGACCAAGCAGTCAAGGTAAGCGATGAATTCCTGGACGAGGGACTGATAGTCTATACCGGCGGCCGAATAAAGAGTCAGGATATGGAGTTCCGGGCACACAAGAACATGCATCCCCATCCTTACCCATTGGTTGCCCTGGTAAACGAAGGCTCAGCGAGCGCCGCGGAAATTGTGGCAGGTGCGCTGCAGGATCAAAAAAGGGCTGTGATCCTGGGAGTAAAGACCTTCGGCAAGGGCTCTGTGCAAACTGTTATTCCCTTGAGAAATGGCTCCGCCATCCGCCTGACCACTGCCCTTTACTACACACCGAGTGGTCGTTCTATCCAGGCCACCGGCATTCAGCCTGACATCGTCGTCGAGCGGCGACTGCCAACAGAAGCAGACAACAAGAGTGCGGATTTCAAGGCAATCCGGGAAAAAGATCTCAAAAACCACATGGAGCAGAAGCAAGGAGCCGACGACGAAAATCGCCAAAAATTGGACAAGGAGGCCCAGATTCAAAAAGAACTCGAAAAGGACAACCAGCTGGCTCGGGCTGTGGAGCTGTTGAAGGGCTGGGAGATTCTTTCACGCATAAAACAAGCCGGCAGTTGA
- a CDS encoding type II toxin-antitoxin system prevent-host-death family antitoxin gives MAIQTTYTKARANFASLIDEVTKNREVVIIQRRGSEDVAMIAAEELAGLLETVHLLRSPANTKRLLSALNRVRQGIGTPQTIEELRSEVGFE, from the coding sequence ATGGCCATTCAAACAACATACACCAAGGCCCGTGCAAATTTCGCTTCCTTAATTGATGAAGTTACCAAGAATAGAGAGGTTGTAATTATCCAACGGCGTGGAAGTGAGGATGTCGCTATGATAGCCGCCGAGGAACTCGCTGGCCTGCTCGAAACTGTACATTTGCTTCGTTCACCTGCCAATACGAAGCGGTTGCTCTCTGCTCTTAATCGAGTTCGGCAAGGAATCGGTACACCACAAACTATTGAAGAACTTCGCAGCGAGGTCGGCTTTGAGTAA
- a CDS encoding divergent polysaccharide deacetylase family protein, with translation MASGKRPRRKKKKRTPSGKDLLLKWSLAAVAVVILLLLFLWFDASFYQQPPAIPAYEEVQVNGFTSLLGEVEIAIYHGLRELGVKESQIRFRKVVQRSRGNRHWEYVEIEVRLKPSQNLVQTQNIVTKNLQTVSGAISWEANGRTPSSRDLTVRVMGMLTHKIILTHKIEQPPARARKKPAARVAIVIDDLGYDRRLAEKFLAIKEPLSFSVLPHGRFSKTIASEIHKKGKELMLHLPMEPKGFPEVNPGPGALLLAMTDEELRQQLQEDLASFSSVVGVNNHMGSRFCEQAAKMKIVLQEIKKRNLFFLDSRTSKDTTGYTLAKQLGIPSAERNVFLDNIQSPRAIRSQLRRLVQLARLKGRAIGIAHPHQVTLEVLSSDLPKLKEQGVELVLVSQIIHPPT, from the coding sequence ATGGCATCTGGGAAAAGGCCTCGCCGAAAAAAGAAGAAGCGCACCCCTTCAGGCAAAGACCTTCTGCTAAAATGGTCTCTGGCAGCTGTGGCAGTTGTCATTCTGCTGCTGCTGTTCTTGTGGTTTGACGCCTCTTTTTATCAACAGCCTCCTGCCATACCTGCATATGAAGAGGTCCAGGTCAACGGCTTCACTTCGCTGCTCGGCGAAGTGGAGATAGCCATCTACCATGGCCTCAGAGAGCTGGGCGTCAAAGAATCGCAAATTCGCTTCCGTAAAGTAGTACAGCGGTCTCGGGGGAATAGACACTGGGAATATGTTGAAATTGAAGTCCGGCTGAAACCGTCGCAAAACCTGGTGCAAACCCAGAATATCGTAACCAAAAATCTGCAAACTGTGAGCGGGGCGATTTCCTGGGAAGCAAACGGCAGAACACCCTCCAGCCGGGACCTCACTGTGCGAGTCATGGGCATGCTCACCCACAAAATCATCCTGACGCACAAGATTGAGCAGCCTCCTGCCAGGGCCCGGAAAAAACCAGCAGCCAGAGTTGCCATCGTAATCGATGATCTGGGATACGACCGCCGTCTGGCAGAAAAATTTCTTGCCATCAAGGAGCCTCTCTCCTTTTCAGTGCTGCCGCATGGCAGATTCAGCAAGACGATTGCCAGTGAAATCCATAAGAAGGGCAAGGAATTGATGCTGCACCTGCCCATGGAGCCTAAAGGCTTTCCTGAGGTCAACCCAGGACCTGGCGCCCTGTTGCTGGCAATGACGGACGAAGAGCTCAGGCAGCAATTGCAAGAAGATCTTGCTTCCTTCTCCTCTGTTGTGGGAGTCAACAACCACATGGGGTCACGCTTCTGCGAGCAGGCAGCAAAAATGAAAATAGTTTTGCAGGAGATCAAAAAGAGGAATCTTTTTTTCCTCGACAGCCGAACGAGCAAGGACACCACCGGGTACACTCTAGCGAAACAGCTGGGCATACCCTCTGCGGAAAGAAATGTCTTTCTGGACAACATCCAGTCGCCCCGGGCAATTCGCAGCCAGTTGCGAAGACTGGTGCAATTGGCTCGGCTCAAGGGCAGGGCCATTGGGATAGCTCATCCCCATCAGGTTACGCTCGAGGTACTCAGCAGCGATTTACCCAAGCTGAAAGAGCAGGGAGTCGAACTGGTATTGGTTTCGCAGATTATCCACCCACCCACCTGA
- the tadA gene encoding Flp pilus assembly complex ATPase component TadA encodes MAVKKAGEHAHLHKAETSLTSRSVLHEISEEMHSAFSLNEIILYLKDRFLSLTQADRITVYVVDVAAKEIYSRFKVGHEISEIRLPISEGSVAGYVAKTGRIVNIKNAYDVGELRSIHPRLRFDRRWDAKTGYRTEQMLVVPIRFHRFTLGVLQLINKKDGTPFSAADEELAQKISGVLGDALYHQLKTSRRRPTKFDYLISRGLLTQEQLEDAIAKACSKGMNVEEILLSNYAISKHDLGTALSHFYRTRYIPFSSRHVIPGELLKNLKESYLRSNLWVPLEKKNGCITVLMDDPNHLLKRDMARNILRTNNIEFCVGLKEDILQYLDYFYGSNLAQTSIVDILGRLEVENEAEQEEEELVHETDNVVVQFVNKMIVDAYNRGASDIHLEPLPGRRSMQIRFRVDGVCTPYQTVPYGYKRAVVSRIKIMSDLDIAERRLPQDGKIRFGKLFGKKIELRVATMPTTSGLEDVVLRILTSGETRDLKDLGMTERNLELFRQIIQYPYGMILVVGPTGSGKTTTLHAAMAHINTPGKKIWTAEDPVEITQPGLRQVQVKPQIGLTFARAMRAFLRCDPDVIMVGEMRDEETAAMGIEASLTGHLVLTTLHTNSAPETITRLLDMGMDPFNFADALLGVLAQRLVRILCKHCREPYHPSKDDFRTLVLEYGIDDFRRLGVKYSSDLVLYRAVGCEKCNNTGYLGRTGIHELLTGSEKIKRMIQLRRPVGEIRLQARKEGMTTLKQDGIQKVLQGVTDLSEVRRVCMNK; translated from the coding sequence ATGGCAGTCAAAAAAGCAGGAGAACATGCGCACCTCCACAAGGCTGAGACTTCGCTTACTTCCAGATCGGTGCTGCATGAGATCTCAGAGGAAATGCACTCCGCTTTCAGCCTCAATGAAATTATCCTCTACCTCAAAGATCGTTTCCTCAGCCTCACCCAGGCAGACCGAATTACTGTCTATGTGGTGGATGTGGCTGCCAAAGAAATCTACTCGCGCTTCAAGGTGGGACACGAAATCAGTGAAATCAGACTGCCCATTTCCGAGGGGAGTGTTGCCGGTTATGTGGCCAAGACTGGTAGAATTGTCAATATCAAGAATGCTTACGATGTTGGTGAGCTGAGAAGCATCCACCCCCGGCTCAGGTTCGATCGCAGATGGGACGCCAAGACGGGATATCGCACCGAGCAGATGCTAGTGGTGCCAATTCGCTTTCATCGCTTCACTCTGGGAGTGCTGCAACTGATCAACAAGAAAGATGGCACACCCTTTTCAGCTGCCGACGAAGAACTGGCCCAGAAGATTTCCGGCGTTCTCGGTGACGCCCTCTATCACCAGCTCAAGACTTCTAGACGGCGACCGACCAAATTCGACTACCTCATCAGCAGGGGATTGTTGACCCAGGAGCAGCTCGAAGATGCCATTGCCAAGGCCTGCAGCAAGGGAATGAACGTGGAGGAGATTCTGCTGTCAAATTATGCCATAAGCAAGCATGATCTGGGCACAGCTCTAAGTCATTTCTACCGCACGCGCTATATACCCTTCAGCAGCAGACATGTCATCCCCGGAGAATTGCTCAAGAATCTGAAAGAGAGCTACCTGCGATCCAACCTCTGGGTTCCCCTGGAAAAGAAAAATGGCTGTATCACTGTGCTGATGGACGATCCCAATCATCTATTGAAGCGGGACATGGCGCGGAACATTCTCAGGACGAACAACATTGAGTTTTGCGTGGGCCTCAAAGAGGACATCCTGCAATATCTGGATTACTTTTACGGGTCCAACCTCGCCCAGACCTCCATAGTCGACATTCTCGGACGACTGGAAGTAGAAAACGAGGCTGAGCAGGAAGAAGAGGAACTGGTCCACGAAACCGATAATGTGGTGGTTCAGTTCGTCAACAAAATGATAGTTGATGCGTACAACAGAGGGGCATCAGACATCCATCTCGAGCCGCTTCCCGGCCGGCGCAGCATGCAGATTAGATTTCGGGTGGATGGCGTCTGCACTCCTTACCAGACTGTCCCCTACGGCTACAAGAGGGCGGTGGTGTCGCGCATCAAGATCATGTCTGATCTGGACATTGCTGAACGACGGTTGCCCCAGGACGGCAAGATCAGATTTGGCAAGCTATTTGGCAAAAAGATTGAGCTGCGGGTGGCTACCATGCCGACTACCAGCGGTCTGGAGGATGTGGTACTCAGGATCCTCACTTCAGGAGAGACCAGGGACCTCAAGGACCTGGGCATGACTGAAAGGAATCTGGAACTCTTCCGGCAGATTATCCAGTATCCCTATGGTATGATCCTGGTGGTAGGCCCCACCGGCTCTGGCAAGACCACGACGCTGCACGCGGCAATGGCCCATATCAACACCCCGGGTAAGAAGATCTGGACTGCCGAGGATCCAGTAGAGATCACCCAGCCGGGTCTTCGCCAGGTGCAGGTCAAACCCCAGATAGGGTTGACCTTTGCCAGGGCCATGCGGGCCTTTCTGCGCTGCGACCCCGATGTGATCATGGTGGGCGAGATGCGCGATGAGGAAACAGCGGCTATGGGTATCGAGGCCTCGCTCACCGGCCACCTGGTTCTCACCACCCTGCACACCAACAGCGCACCGGAGACCATCACCCGACTCCTGGACATGGGTATGGATCCCTTCAATTTCGCCGATGCTCTGCTAGGTGTGCTGGCCCAGCGCCTTGTCCGCATTCTGTGCAAACATTGCCGGGAGCCCTATCATCCTTCCAAGGATGATTTTCGCACCCTGGTCCTAGAATATGGCATAGATGATTTCCGCCGCCTCGGTGTGAAATATTCCTCAGACCTTGTTCTTTACAGGGCTGTGGGGTGCGAGAAATGCAACAATACGGGCTACCTCGGCCGCACGGGCATCCACGAGCTGCTCACTGGCAGCGAAAAGATAAAACGGATGATCCAGCTTCGCCGACCTGTGGGGGAGATCCGGTTGCAGGCGCGGAAGGAAGGGATGACCACTCTCAAGCAGGACGGCATCCAGAAGGTGCTCCAGGGAGTCACGGACCTCTCCGAAGTACGGCGGGTCTGCATGAACAAGTAG